From the Gymnogyps californianus isolate 813 chromosome 2, ASM1813914v2, whole genome shotgun sequence genome, one window contains:
- the DIPK1C gene encoding divergent protein kinase domain 1C codes for MRGIPGLKRLRLKIWRRCTLVLLLLWAACWMVVSALLFLLHRSVFSERCTDEKSHRILARLCLDYSSGALTGDLCEDLCVAQKLVYKHCLYYDRGKKVIQADWRGQPIILKSKKEIFSSYQHLSMLEEVETQDIPETELLLMVALEVKNVLGLELSNNTMGPLWTRKKGPRWKAQVASMWSLLQQEEYIYFSLLQDFSKHVLRIIGSCGHFYAVEYLTAGHAWHKTLFPLENVVGPSLAGHRSRVRAIIDIALSFLDMVKHFDNDFSHRLHLCDIKPENFAIRHDLTVVAIDVDMAFFEPKMRDILEQNCTGDEDCNFFDCFSKCNLKIRKCGAQRANNNLQVICDKIFRRWFSPNLRGPLVSLPLQLQLQKAVQECAEPGHVDAAGHQRTLKSLSELYHLLRVTQQELQRAE; via the exons ATGAGGGGCATCCCGGGCTTAAAGCGGCTGCGGCTCAAAATCTGGAGGCGATGCACCCTggtgctcctcctcctctgggcTGCCTGCTGGATGGTGGTGAGCGCCTTGCTGTTCCTCCTCCACAGGAGCGTCTTCTCCGAGCGCTGCACGGACGAGAAAAGCCACCGGATCCTGGCGAGGCTG TGTCTTGACTACAGCAGCGGAGCCCTGACTGGCGACTTGTGTGAAGACCTGTGTGTAGCACAGAAGCTGGTGTACAAACACTGCCTTTACTATGACAGAGGTAAGAAAGTCATCCAGGCTGACTGGAGAGGCCAGCCCATCATCCTGAAATCCAAAAAGGAAATCTTCTCCAGCTACCAGCATCTCAGTATGCTAGAGGAGGTGGAAACACAGGATATTCCTGAAACAGAGCTTCTGCTGATGGTAGCCTTGGAGGTCAAAAACGTCCTGGGGCTAGAACTGTCTAACAATACCATGGGGCCTCTGTGGACAAGGAAGAAGGGACCACGTTGGAAAGCACAGGTGGCCAGCATGTGGTCCTTGCTCCAGCAGGAAGAGTATATCTACTTCAGTTTGCTGCAGGACTTCAGCAAACACGTGCTACGAATTATTGGCTCCTGTGGACACTTTTATGCTGTGGAGTATCTCACAGCTGGACATGCCTGGCACAAAactctttttcccttggaaaacGTGGTCGGTCCCTCCCTTGCTGGCCACAGAAGCAGGGTAAGAGCCATCATTGACATTGCACTCAGCTTTCTGGACATGGTGAAGCATTTTGATAATGATTTCTCTCACCGACTTCACCTGTGTGACATCAAACCAGAAAACTTTGCTATCAGGCATGATCTCACG GTGGTGGCCATTGATGTGGATATGGCCTTTTTTGAACCCAAAATGAGGGACATCCTCGAACAGAACTGCACAGGAGATGaagattgtaatttttttgattgcttttcaaaatgcaatctgaaaatcagaaaatgtggAGCGCAGAGAGCCAATAACAACTTGCAA gTAATTTGTGACAAAATATTCCGTCGCTGGTTTTCCCCAAATCTCAGAGGACCGTTGGTTTCCCtccccctgcagctgcagctgcagaaggctGTGCAGGAGTGTGCCGAGCCAGGGCACGTGGACGCTGCCGGGCACCAGAGGACTCTGAAATCTCTCTCCGAGTTATACCACCTGCTTCGGGTCACTCAGCAAGAACTGCAAAGGGCAGAGTAG